Proteins encoded by one window of Bactrocera oleae isolate idBacOlea1 chromosome 4, idBacOlea1, whole genome shotgun sequence:
- the Prp8 gene encoding pre-mRNA-processing-splicing factor 8 — MSLPPYMIPPNAWAAQIMAQQQAQAYAAAAQVQQAQMHAHQMANQIQQIPPPGAPLPVPMTNGSVGMPQGGIVGSNSVGGINQAQLGQIPTPKPDIITEEKLQEKAQKWHQLQSKRFAEKRKFGFVDAQKEDMPPEHIRKIIRDHGDMTSRKYRHDKRVYLGALKYMPHAVLKLLENMPMPWEQIRDVQVLYHITGAITFVNEIPWVIEPVYIAQWGTMWIMMRREKRDRRHFKRMRFPPFDDEEPPLDYADNILDVEPLEAIQIDLDTEEDGPVHKWFYEHRPLVGTPYVNGSTYRKWNLTLPQLATLYRLANQLLTDLVDDNFFYLFDPKSFFTAKALNMAIPGGPKFEPLIKDHNVGDEDWNEFNDINKVIIRQPIRTEYRIAFPYLYNNMPHFVHLSWYHTPNVVYIKTEDPDLPAFYFDPLINPISHRHANTKIAEPMPDDDEDFSLPDEVQPFLQDTPLYTDNTANGIALLWAPRPFNLRSGRSRRAIDVPLVKSWYKEHCPPGHPVKVRVSYQKLLKYYVLNALKHRKPKPQKKRYLFRSFKATKFFQTTTLDWVEAGLQVCRQGYNMLNLLIHRKNLNYLHLDYNFNLKPVKTLTTKERKKSRFGNAFHLCREILHLTKLIIDSHVQYRLNNVDAFQLADGLQYIFAHVGQLSGMYRYKYKLMRQIRMCKDLKHLIYYRFNTGPVGKGPGCGFWAPGWRVWLFFMRGITPLLERWLGNLLSRQFEGRHSKGVAKTVTKQRVESHFDLELRASVMHDIVDMMPEGIKQNKARTILQHLSEAWRCWKANIPWKVPGLPIPIENMILRYVKMKADWWTNTAHYNRERIRRGATVDKTVCKKNLGRLTRLYLKAEQERQHNYLKDGPYISPEEAVAIYTTTVHWLESRRFGPIPFPPLSYKHDTKLLILALERLKEAYSVKSRLNQSQREELGLIEQAYDNPHEALSRIKRHLLTQRAFKEVGIEFMDLYSHLIPVYDVEPLEKITDAYLDQYLWYEADKRRLFPPWIKPSDTEPPPLLAYKWCQGINNLQDVWDVGEGECNVLLESRFEKLYEKIDLTLLNRLLRLIVDHNIADYMTAKNNVVINYKDMNHTNSYGIIRGLQFSSFITQYYGLVLDLLMLGLHRASEMAGPPQMPNDFLTFQDTVTETAHPIRLYCRYVDRIHLFFRFTAEEARDLIQRYLTEHPDPNNENIVGYNNKKCWPRDARMRLMKHDVNLGRAVFWDIKNRLPRSVTTINWENTFVSVYSKDNPNLLFNMCGFECRILPKCRTQTEEFTHRDGVWNLQNEVTKERTAQCFLRVDDESLGRFHNRVRQILMASGSTTFTKIVNKWNTALIGLMTYFREAVVNTQELLDLLVKCENKIQTRIKIGLNSKMPSRFPPVVFYTPKELGGLGMLSMGHVLIPQSDLRWSKQTDVGITHFRSGMSHDEDQLIPNLYRYIQPWESEFIDSQRVWAEYALKRQEANAQNRRLTLEDLEDSWDRGIPRINTLFQKDRHTLAYDKGWRIRTEFKQYQVLKQNPFWWTHQRHDGKLWNLNNYRTDMIQALGGVEGILEHTLFKGTYFPTWEGLFWEKASGFEESMKYKKLTNAQRSGLNQIPNRRFTLWWSPTINRANVYVGFQVQLDLTGIFMHGKIPTLKISLIQIFRAHLWQKIHESIVMDLCQVFDQELDALEIETVQKETIHPRKSYKMNSSCADILLFPAYKWNVSRPSLLADTKDTMDNTTTQKYWLDIQLRWGDYDSHDVERYARAKFLDYTTDNMSIYPSPTGVLIAIDLAYNLHSAYGNWFPGCKTLIQQAMAKIMKANPALYVLRERIRKALQLYSSEPTEPYLSSQNYGELFSNQIIWFVDDTNVYRVTIHKTFEGNLTTKPINGAIFIFNPRTGQLFLKIIHTSVWAGQKRLGQLAKWKTAEEVAALIRSLPVEEQPKQIIVTRKGMLDPLEVHLLDFPNIVIKGSELQLPFQACLKVEKFGDLILKATEPQMVLFNLYDDWLKTISSYTAFSRLILILRALHVNTERTKIILKPDKTTITEAHHIWPTLTDEEWIKVEVQLKDLILADYGKKNNVNVASLTQSEIRDIILGMEISAPSAQRQQIAEIEKQTKEQNQLTATTTRTTNKHGDEIITSTTSNYETQTFSSKTEWRVRAISATNLHLRTNHIYVSSDDIKETGYTYILPKNILKKFVTISDLRAQIAGYLYGVSPPDNPQVKEIRCIVMPPQWGTHQTLNLPNTLPTHQYLKDMEPLGWIHTQPNELPQLSPQDITTHAKIMQENATWDGEKTIVITCSFTPGSCSLTAYKLTPSGFEWGSKNTDKGNNPKGYLPSHYERVQMLLSNKFLGFFMVPAQGSWNYNFMGVRHDANMKYELQLSNPKEFYHEIHRPSHFLLFSNLEDAGDGSGADREDVFA; from the exons ATGTCGTTGCCACCATATATGATACCGCCCAATGCTTGGGCGGCACAAATTATGGCGCAGCAGCAGGCACAGGCATATGCTGCTGCAGCCCAAGTGCAGCAAGCTCAAATGCATGCACATCAAATGGCAAATCAAATACAACAAATTCCTCCTCCGGGTGCTCCTTTACCGGTACCGATGACAAATGGCAGTGTTGGTATGCCACAAGGTGGAATAGTTGGTAGTAATAGTGTCGGTGGTATCAATCAAGCCCAACTAGGCCAAATACCAACACCCAAACCCGACATTATTACTGAGGAGAAGCTACAAGAAAAAGCACAGAAATGGCACCAATTGCAATCGAAAAGATTTGcagagaaaagaaaatttggtTTTGTCGATGCTCAAAAAGAAGATATGCCACCTGAGCACATTCGCAAAATAATACGTGATCATGGTGATATGACCTCGCGTAAATATCGGCATGATAAGCGTGTATACTTGGGGGCATTGAAATATATGCCGCATGCAGTTTTGAAACTACTTGAAAACATGCCGATGCCCTGGGAGCAAATACGCGATGTACAAGTCCTGTATCATATCACAGGTGCTATAACTTTCGTAAATGAAATACCATGGGTTATTGAACCAGTTTATATAGCACAATGGGG AACCATGTGGATTATGATGCGTCGGGAAAAGCGTGATCGGCGCCATTTTAAACGTATGCGATTCCCTCCCTTTGATGATGAAGAACCGCCGCTAGACTATGCAGACAATATTTTGGATGTTGAACCGTTGGAAGCCATTCAAATTGATTTAGATACGGAAGAAGATGGACCCGTACATAAATGGTTCTACGAGCATAGACCTCTAGTCGGAACCCCATACGTGAATGGATCCACTTATCGTAAATGGAATTTGACCTTGCCGCAATTGGCTACTTTATATCGATTAGCCAATCAGTTACTTACTGATTTAGTAGATGACAATTTTTTCTACCTCTTCGATCCCAAAAGTTTCTTTACCGCCAAAGCGCTTAATATGGCTATACCAGGCGGACCGAAATTTGAACCGCTCATAAAAGATCACAATGTTGG CGATGAAGACTGGAATGAATTTAATGACATCAATAAGGTTATCATACGTCAACCAATTCGCACAGAATATCGAATTGCTTTTCCCTACCTTTACAATAATATGCCTCATTTCGTGCACCTTTCCTG gtATCATACGCCCAATGTCGTGTACATTAAAACTGAAGATCCTGATTTGCCAGCCTTTTACTTCGATCCGCTAATCAATCCGATTTCACATCGCCATGCTAATACCAAGATTGCGGAACCGATGCCGGATGATGATGAAGATTTCTCATTGCCCGATGAAGTACAACCTTTCCTACAAGACACACCACTTTACACTGATAACACAGCTAACGGTATAGCACTGCTATGGGCACCGCGACCTTTTAACTTACGCTCGGGCCGATCGCGTCGCGCTATAGACGTTCCGCTTGTTAAAAGTTGGTACAAAGAACACTGCCCACCAGGTCATCCTGTTAAAGTACGTGTGAGCTATCAGAAGCTTTTGAAATATTACGTATTAAATGCGCTAAAACATCGCAAACCAAAACCACAGAAAAAGAG gTATCTGTTTCGCTCATTTAAAGCgacgaaattttttcaaaccacCACCTTAGATTGGGTAGAGGCTGGCTTGCAAGTTTGCCGGCAGGGTTACAATATGCTTAACTTATTAATTCATCGTAAAAATCTAAACTATTTGCATTTGGATTATAACTTTAACTTAAAACCGGTGAAAACTCTAACCACAAAAGAACGTAAAAAATCACGTTTCGGCAACG CCTTTCATTTATGCCGTGAAATCCTGCATCTGACTAAATTGATCATTGATTCGCATGTCCAATATCGTCTTAATAATGTCGACGCTTTTCAATTGGCTGATGGACTGCAGTACATATTCGCACATGTTGGCCAGTTATCTGGCATGTATCgctacaaatacaaattaatgaGACAAATACGCATGTGCAAAGATTTAAAACATCTGATCTACTATCGCTTCAATACG GGTCCTGTTGGTAAAGGTCCAGGCTGTGGTTTCTGGGCACCAGGTTGGCGTGTTTGGTTATTCTTTATGCGGGGAATAACTCCGCTGTTAGAACGTTGGTTGGGCAATTTGTTGTCACGTCAATTTGAGGGTCGTCATTCAAAGGGTGTCGCGAAGACCGTCACAAAGCAACGTGTCGAATCACACTTCGATTTGGAGTTACGTGCCTCAGTTATGCACGATATCGTTGATATGATGCCAGAAGgtattaaacaaaacaaagcgCGTACCATATTGCAGCATTTATCGGAAGCTTGGCGTTGTTGGAAAGCGAATATACCATGGAAAGTGCCCGGCCTGCCAATACCTATAGAAAACATGATATTGCGTTATGTCAAAATGAAGGCCGATTGGTGGACTAACACTGCGCACTACAATCGCGAGCGCATACGTCGTGGCGCTACAGTTGACAAAACGGTTTGCAAGAAAAATTTAGGTCGTTTAACACGTCTATATTTGAAGGCAGAGCAAGAACGCcaacataattatttaaaagatGGTCCATACATTTCACCCGAAGAAGCTGTAGCCATTTACACAACAACAGTGCATTGGTTGGAGTCACGACGCTTCGGTCCAATACCATTCCCACCGCTTTCATATAAGCATGACACTAAATTACTAATATTGGCTTTGGAGCGTCTAAAAGAAGCATACAGTGTCAAATCGCGCCTAAATCAAAGCCAGCGTGAAGAGTTGGGTCTCATTGAACAGGCGTATGATAACCCGCATGAGGCTTTGTCGCGTATCAAACGTCATTTGCTAACTCAGCGTGCATTTAAAGAG GTTGGTATTGAGTTTATGGATTTATATAGCCATTTGATACCCGTCTACGATGTTGAACCACTAGAGAAAATAACGGATGCTTATTTAGATCAATATTTATGGTATGAAGCGGATAAGCGTCGGCTCTTTCCGCCATGGATAAAACCAAGCGACACTGAACCGCCACCACTGTTGGCGTATAAGTGGTGTCAAG GCATTAACAATCTGCAGGACGTTTGGGATGTAGGCGAGGGCGAATGCAATGTACTGCTGGAATCGCGTTTCGAAAAACTatatgaaaaaatcgatttgacACTGTTGAATCGTTTACTTCGGCTCATAGTTGATCACAATATTGCCGATTATATGACAGCTAAGAATAACGTCGTCATCAACTATAAAGACATGAATCACACCAACAGTTATGGCATTATACGTGGCCTTCAATTCTCCTCTTTTATAACGCAGTACTACGGTTTGGTTTTGGATTTGCTAATGCTTGGTTTGCATCGCGCCAGTGAGATGGCCGGACCACCACAAATGCCAAACGACTTCCTCACGTTCCAAGATACTGTTACCGAAACTGCACATCCAATACGTTTATATTGCCGTTATGTGGATCGTATTCATTTGTTCTTCCGTTTTACGGCAGAAGAAGCACGTGATTTGATTCAGCGTTATCTCACCGAACATCCAGATcccaataatgaaaatattgttggttacaacaataaaaaatgttggccaCGAGATGCGCGCATGCGGTTGATGAAACATGACGTCAACTT ggGACGTGCGGTTTTCTGGGATATTAAGAATCGTTTACCTCGCTCCGTTACGACCATTAACTGGGAGAACACTTTCGTGTCGGTCTACTCGAAAGACAAtccaaatttgttatttaatatGTGCGGCTTTGAATGTCGTATATTGCCGAAG TGTCGGACACAAACTGAAGAATTCACACATCGCGATGGCGTCTGGAATTTACAAAACGAGGTGACAAAAGAGCGTACAGCTCAATGTTTCCTGCGTGTGGATGATGAGTCGTTGGGCCGATTCCATAACCGTGTGCGACAGATTCTAATGGCTTCTGGTTCCACAACATTCACAAAG ATTGTTAATAAATGGAATACTGCGCTTATTGGCCTTATGACCTATTTCCGCGAAGCTGTCGTTAACACGCAGGAACTGCTCGACCTGTTGGTCaagtgtgaaaataaaatacagacTCGTATAAAAATTGGTCTCAACTCAAAAATGCCTTCACGTTTCCCACCTGTGGTGTTCTATACACCAAAAGAGTTGGGTGGCTTGGGCATGTTGAGCATGGGTCACGTGCTTATTCCACAATCGGATTTGCGTTGGTCTAAGCAGACCGATGTCGGTATTACACATTTCCGCTCAG GTATGTCACATGACGAAGATCAATTGATTCCGAATTTATATCGTTATATTCAACCATGGGAGAGCGAATTTATCGATTCGCAACGCGTGTGGGCCGAATATGCATTAAAACGGCAAGAGGCGAATGCGCAGAATCGTCGTCTGACTTTAGAGGACTTGGAAGATAGCTGGGATCGCGGTATACCACGTATAAATACGCTCTTCCAAAAAGATCGCCACACACTCGCCTACGATAAGGGCTGGCGTATACGCACAGAATTCAAACAATATCAAGTGCTTAAACAAAATCCCTTTTGGTGGACACATCAACGTCATGATGGTAAATTATGGAATTTGAATAATTACCGTACAGACATGATACAAGCTTTGGGTGGCGTAGAGGGTATTCTAGAGCATACACTCTTCAAGGGTACATACTTCCCAACTTGGGAGGGTCTTTTCTGGGAAAAAGCATCTGGTTTTGAAGAGTCAATGAAGTACAAAAAACTAACTAATGCTCAACGTTCCGGTTTGAATCAGATTCCCAATCGTCGTTTCACACTATGGTGGTCACCAACTATCAATCGTGCCAATGTATACGTTGGTTTCCAAGTGCAACTTGATTTAACGGGCATTTTTATGCATGGCAAAATTCCAACATTGAAAATCTCCTTGATTCAGATATTCCGTGCTCACTTGTGGCAGAAGATACACGAGTCCATTGTTATGGATTTGTGTCAAGTGTTCGATCAGGAATTGGATGCACTCGAAATTGAGACTGTACAAAAGGAGACTATACATCCGCGTAAATCATATAAGATGAATTCGTCTTGTGCTGACATTTTGCTATTCCCCGCTTACAAATGGAATGTTTCGCGACCTTCTCTACTGGCGGACACAAAAGATACAATGGacaatacaacaacacaaaagtATTGGTTGGACATACAGTTACGTTGGGGTGATTACGATTCACACGATGTGGAACGTTATGcacgtgccaaatttcttgactACACCACCGACAACATGTCCATATATCCTTCGCCAACCGGTGTGCTAATCGCTATTGATTTGGCATACAACTTACACTCTGCCTACGGTAACTGGTTCCCAGGTTGTAAGACACTCATACAGCAGGCTATGGCGAAAATTATGAAGGCCAATCCGGCATTGTATGTATTACGTGAACGTATACGTAAAGCTCTACAACTTTACTCATCCGAGCCAACTGAACCATATCTGAGCTCACAGAATTATGGTGAATTGTTTTCGAATCAGATCATTTGGTTTGTTGACGACACGAATGTATATCGTGTAACCATACACAAAACATTCGAAGGCAATCTAACAACGAAACCAATTAACGGTGCAATCTTCATTTTCAATCCACGTACTGGCCAATTATTCTTGAAAATCATTCATACATCTGTGTGGGCGGGTCAAAAACGTTTGGGTCAGTTGGCGAAATGGAAGACCGCCGAAGAAGTAGCGGCTTTAATTCGTTCTCTACCGGTGGAAGAGCAACCTAAACAAATCATCGTTACACGTAAGGGTATGTTGGATCCGTTGGAGGTGCATTTGCTGGATTTCCCGAATATTGTGATTAAAGGCTCCGAACTGCAATTACCATTCCAG GCCTGCCTTAAAGTAGAAAAATTCGGTGATCTTATTCTGAAAGCCACCGAACCGCAAATGGTGTTATTCAATCTCTATGATGATTGGTTGAAGACCATCTCTTCGTATACAGCATTCAGTCGTCTGATTTTAATCTTACGTGCGTTACATGTGAACACCGAACGTACGAAGATCATACTGAAACCGGATAAGACCACTATAACGGAGGCGCATCATATCTGGCCAACACTCACCGATGAAGAATGGATAAAGGTGGAAGTGCAGCTTAAGGATCTGATTTTGGCCGATTACGGCAAAAAGAACAATGTAAATGTGGCCTCGCTAACACAATCGGAAATTCGTGATATTATTTTGGGTATGGAAATTAGTGCACCCTCTGCGCAGCGTCAACAAATAGCTGAAAttgaaaagcaaacaaaagaacAGAATCAACTGACAGCCACAACAACACGTACAACGAACAAACATGGCGATGAAATTATTACCTCTACCACATCGAATTATGAAACGCAAACGTTTAGTTCGAAAACCGAGTGGCGTGTACGTGCTATATCAGCTACAAATCTGCATTTGCGTACGAATCACATTTATGTCAGTTCGGACGATATAAAAGAAACTGGTTATACGTATATTTTACCGaagaatatactgaaaaagtTCGTCACAATTTCCGATTTGCGCGCCCAAATCGCTGGTTACTTGTATGGCGTAAGTCCGCCGGACAATCCTCag GTCAAAGAAATCCGTTGCATTGTTATGCCACCACAATGGGGCACACATCAGACGTTGAACTTGCCCAACACTTTGCCTACGCATCAGTACCTCAAAGACATGGAACCACTCGGTTGGATACATACACAACCGAATGAGTTGCCACAATTATCACCACAAGATATCACCACACATGcgaagattatgcaagaaaatGCAACGTGGGACGGTGAAAAGACTATTGTGATTACTTGTTCATTCACGCCAGGATCATGTTCACTTACTGCTTACAAACTGACGCCATCCGGTTTTGAATGGGGCTCTAAAAATACGGATAAGGGTAACAATCCCAAGGGTTACTTACCGTCACATTACGAACGCGTTCAAATGTTACTATCGAACAAATTCCTCGGCTTTTTCATGGTGCCCGCGCAGGGCAGTTGGAATTATAACTTTATGGGCGTACGACACGATGCGAACATGAAGTATGAGCTGCAATTATCGAATCCTAAGGAATTCTATCACGAAATACATCGACCTTCACACTTTTTATTATTCTCCAATTTGGAAGATGCCGGCGACGGTTCGGGCGCAGATCGTGAGGATGTTTTTGCGTAG